The Hordeum vulgare subsp. vulgare chromosome 7H, MorexV3_pseudomolecules_assembly, whole genome shotgun sequence DNA window TCTCTTATGTATGTGAATATGGCTCTAGAATAAACTACAGAACCATTTACATTTATCTATGAACATCACGGGGTGGGGGGATCTATTTTGGTGACCCAGTTGGAACTCGAAAGTATAAGCATGCCAGAATATTTTTTATGTGATAATAAATTGTGATGCACCAAGGCCCCAATGTGCACAAAGCCACAAACAGCTAAATTTTGTCTTCATTGCGTGCCTTCAAAGGGTTAATCCTATCCTACTTGTTCCTAGAGGGACATACACACAGAACTTAACCAGACAAATCAAGACGTCACATAAAAATCTTAGTGGCTGATCAAAGACAAGTGTGCAGTGGTCCTAACCATAACCAAAAATACATCCAATCTATATGTTGTCTTGTGTCTATTTAACGGACCCTAGCACCCTGCATTCCAAATCCCATTGGCATAACCCACGACGAACACAAGAAATGAGGGCAATATATTGAGGCAGTGACACCTCATGGCCTAACCAAACTAGCCAACTAGGCTGGGAGGAGTATCACAGATATTAATTAAGCCTTCACCTATATGTAGAATATCACCTATTATCTATTAATTTCCTACAAGCCACTGCAACAAAAGAAATATAACTCCACTTTATGTTTTTCTTCACGCGATAAAGATAATCAAAGAAATTGGTttcataaaagaaaaaaatcataGGACTAAAAGAAACAATGTGAGCAATAAATAACAGTAGAACCTGGAGGGATGGGGGCTTTATATCTGGGACTTTCTCAGCAAAGTGTCTTGTATAAAAAGCTGCCAAGGCACTGCAGCAAGTCAAGCAGAGTAGATGAGAAAAATGGAAGACATGAATTTGATGCTATCTTGAAAGTAACAAAGAATCATATTTATCACAACTGAGAAAAACAACTAAATAGTGTAATGGTATCATATTTGATACGACAACCAGGAAGTGGTACAATACAAATGCTGGTTAACCAAATTACAAAAGAGTTCCCAAACATTTGGTGCTCACAGGTAGAATATGAACCCGCATGAAATGCAAATGAACAGATGACCCAGTACCTGCTAGCATTTGTACAAGACCGAGATAATGTGATCATGCGTTGGGCAAGAGAAACTATTGATAGCGACCTCATAGCACAAAATTCAGCAGAGGACTTCCAAAGCTGAAACAGAAAAATATCATATTTAGACTTCAAATGTGCTTAAATGCGAAGCAACAATGAAGTTAACAGCCCACCTCAAGAGTAGCTTCTTTCCCTGGGAACATCACCGTAAACGAGCCTCTATCCCCTACCACCCCTGAAGCTATATGACAACCTTCTGGCTTGCAAACTTGCATCTCATCCACAAGTAATTTGTCCAGCTCACAATCAACATCCCACAAATGCAGGAAACAGAGACTAAATCGAAGTAATTGCCCTTCCAGTGACTCTCTAGATGGgctatccatttcttggattccgGAAATACTATCTAAAGCTCCAGGCGGCATAGTTTCTTTGTTAGCATCACCATAAAGATGATCTCTCAACTGCCTATCACTATTGCCATTTGACATGCCTTGTGCGGACATAATTACAGTGAGGTCAAATCTCAGACTTGCAATGCCAGGATATGGACATGAGCACTTTATGGGGtacttttttcttttgtttgttatcTGAGCAGAGCCAGACTTTCCTGAATTATATGCAGAATTATCTCTATCAACTGGAGCTGGTGTCTTCCCCTTCACATCATGTGCAGCAGAGGCACTCAAGGCTATGGAATGTGCAGCATTGTGATGGTTCATTGGTATAGATGAAATGTTCAGCCCATTTCTGTTTGCATGAGACTGAAGGGTGCTAGTGCCTTTCAAAATTGGAACAAGTAAGGAAGATGCTGAAGTTGTCCCTCCCAAGATGCTACCAGTAACTGCATTTTTGGAAATGCCCCTACAGAAGTGTTCAAATACTGATTGAGATGCTGTCCCTCTAATAATTCTGTCTCGAGCACCTGTTTTCATATCCCATATATACAATATGCTGCCCATATCATTACAAGAGTGCAGACTACGGCATAAACAAGCAATGTACCCTTTTACTCCATCCCAAGCAACCATTGATGGGTAACAAGAATGCCCAGGAAACATCCTCTCGACACGCATGGTTTGAAGAGAAACAAGCGCTACAAGGCCATCTTCTCCAACAGAAACAAAACAATCATTCCAAGGTTGGTGAGTCGAAGCTGGTGGTAGTATTATTTGCTTAACCGACGCAACATGGTGATGCATCACAGAAAGGAGGGTGCCAGCATCAAGATCCCAGACACGGATCGTACAATCCAAACTCCCCGATATGAGTGCTCGTCGGAAGATTCTAGAGTCAGAGTGGGCATGCATGTGGTGTGCAGCCAAGCAAAGAATTGCTCCCTTGTgccccaagaaaaatctttcagaAATATGTGGGTAAACCCCTCCACTACCAAATTGTGCGGCTGGCAACAGATTAAGAAATCGGATAACTTCTATGTCACCATTATGGAAACCATAAACTATGGCATACGGAGCATGAGAATCCTCGGAAAGTACCATGGAAGAAGATACGGTCCTTCCGTGCTTTCCCGATCCATTGATATATGACGAGCACAGCTGTGAACTTATTTCCACTTCATTGTCTGACTTGGGTAGTGAATGAAAGAGCTCTGACCTAAATTCTTCTCCCTGAAGACTGCCTTCTCCAAGAACTTTGCTGAAAGGTGGGCTCTCTGTGTTCATTGTAATACTCGAATCCAGTTGATCCATAGACCATATGGAGATGAACGGTTTCCAAAACAAGGAACCACCAATCTTATACGGCCGAGATTCCACCCTAATAAGGCAGTTGCCCATCTGGCAATATTGAACTACTGGCATTTCTCCCTGCTCAGATGAAATACCAGGAACTTCACAGACAGCCTCAAACCCAAACAATGGAGGAGTACCAACAGCAACCTTGTACACCATGGCACCACCATTGCTACTCCACAACACCAAGCTCCTGACCACAGTGCCATCCTCAGAGCGAGGGCCTCCACACTCCCCACCGTGGAGAAAAAAAACTCCAGCAAGGCAGCCCTTGACCCCTGTTTCCTCCTCCTTGCATAGCGAAGTGTTCGCCAGAGACACCTCACCCAGCACGGAACCCTCGACAACGCATTTCAACAAACAGCTCGTCTTCAGCACCAAGGCAACGACCTTCCCGTCGTCAGATAACGCCACGGCCTCCACCGAACCATCCGGCGCCTCTGCAGATGCAAAGCTGGACAAGGAGCTCACGCTGAGCCGCCTCGGTGAGTCACCCTGGATGGCCGCGCCCTCCGCCACGGGCACCATCTGCGCCCTCCCATGCGCGTCAGCCAGCACAACACTGACGGCATTGTCATCGCTGCAGACCGTGAGCGCGATCGCCCTAGGGGGCGCGACGGAGAGGGCCCCGTGGAAGGCGGTATGAAGGACCGCGAGGGTGCGGGCGTCGACGACCACAAGTGCGGACACGTGGCGGTGGGCGTGGCCGTCGTCGTGAGGGTGGCAGAGGATCGCGACCCGGGGGTTCGACGaagcggtggaggaggaggtggtggggaGAAGCGCGACGAGAGAAGGGGAGCCGGCCCAGGGCGGGAGCGAGCGGCGGCGGAGACAGCGGAGGGGGGCGGAGGCGGAGAAGAGGGATAGGACGCCGGCAGTGCAGGAGACGAGGAGGGAggcgggggaggggagggggcagaGGGCGGTGATGGCTGCGGCGTGGGcgcagaggagggaggaggggcgtgggcaGAAGGGCGGGGAAGGAGGGAGAGGCCAGTAGAGGACGGTGCCGTCGGCAGCGCCGGTGAAGAGCGCGGCGGGggtggcggcgacggcggtgATGTGGTGGGAAGGCGGCGACGGCGACCAGAGCGCGGCCACCGAGTGGCACTTCATGGACGGGGAGATCTGGGAGGAGGAGAGTCGACCCGGCGGTGGTCGCTGGATGATCCCAGTCTCCCAGCCCAGGCGGGTAAACTAGACTACTGTACGGCACAAGTAACACGAGAGCGGCGACTTCTCTAGTTCTCTTTTGGGGAACGGCTCGTTGTATTGTCAACTGTTTACCTTGGTCTGCTAAAAAAACTGTTTTCCTTGGTACTCCCTCGGATTgctaaatactactccctccgttcctaaatataagtctttgtagaaatTTCACTAGTGaacacatacggatgtatataaacatactttagagtgtacatttaatcattttgctccgtatgtagacacatagtgaaatcagttaaaagacttatatttaggaacggaaggagtgAGTCTTTTATCAGATTTCATTAAGGATTTACATACGGAATcaaatgagtgaatatacacactaaaatatgtttatatacatccgtatgtagtacaCTAATGAAACAtccagaaagacttatatttaggaacggcggGAGTAGTTTTTTTAAGGGAAACTCTTTGATAAGATTATTTTTTTGATAATTAATTCTTTAATAAGAGTAGTTTCATTAAgatgttttttctatttttattttctaaataaaatataactctttTTCAAAAGAAAAGAGAGTTAATGTGCATATAATTTTGGTTGGTTCACTCTGTGGTCTCAAAAATGTGTTGGAGTGCACCCCCAAAAAATATTGAAGGTTGCAGAGCTTTTTTTAGAGAAAAAAATCAATCTATTCATCTTCAAACATGGTAGTACAATAaaaactagaaaaataaaaaattacaaCTAGATGCGAAAACCACCTAGCGAGTAGCGACGACTACGAGCACTGAAGCGAGCCGTTGTTATCGTCCCTCCCTCATTGGAGCCGGGCAAATGTTGTTGTAGTAGACAGTCGGGAAGTCATCGTGCTAAGGCCCCATAGGACCAATACACCAGAACAGCAACCGTCGCAAATGAAGAGTGTAGATCGGAGTTATCCAACCTAGAAACACACGAACAAAGATGAACGACGAACAGATCCGAGCAAATCCACCAAAGACAGATCCGTCGAAGACACACCTCCACACGCCCACGGACGATGCTAGACGCATCACTGGAATGAGGGCTGGGCGGGGAGACCTTTATTCCATCTCCAGGGAACTGCCATCGTCTCGCTTTCCTCAGTAGAacacaaaccctaacaaaactcgaAGAAAGATTTACAAACGGAGCCCTCCCATTGGCAAGGGCCAAGATCCACTCCGCCTCCATGGTCCTAAGGCCACCAGAGACGGGGCGAACCAGCGACGGTGTCGGCGGGAGGCGGTGGAGCCCTAGCTTTTCTgaggggcggctagggttagatAGGCCTCCTCGATTGCAGAGCGTATTTAAGAACTCACTTTGTCGTATCCCGGCCTAAAAACAATTATATTGCATTTCTTTTTTATTTGCATATAATGAATTTCTTTTTGTCATTGATTTTTAATAAACTTTGGCAAGGTCAGCATCAAACACTTGAAACTTGTTAGTTCATATATGTAATGATAAAATTTACATGATAGTTCATGTGCATAGCATACATTTTTAGACTAGGGAAGTGTCAAGAAGAGGAATTTCCATACACTACTCGAGTACATACATAGGTAAGCACCACAATGGCCTTCAAGATCCAAGGGAGGCTAGTCGTAGAAGCTCAACGCCTCATCGGTGGACCATATGCGTCGGAGCTTGGACTCGCGAGCGACATCAATATGCGCTTGTGTGAAAGCATGGTGCAGCTTGTGCTGCTCGCAGTGGCGGCGGCGACATCAATATGTGGACGTTGTTCTCCTCTTTGAAGGCATTGTCCATGAGTTCACTCCTGCGCTAGATCATGGTTGCGTCGATCCAgtatggtggtggtggtttgtagttgaaagtgagttatatcgactagaggggggtgaataggcgatttttatgaattcatcactgagaaaattcctagtgaggaaagtcctcagtcatgaactgagtgcaacggaataagtactcaaacagaTATGCAAACATGACTATAGCTCAGTCCTGAGAATGAGTTGAAGTGTTCGGTTTGCACAAGTCACGTGAACAGGATAAGAAGGTGATGAATAACTGAAgtaaagaatttgaggtgaggaattcaaagaaagtcttcagtcaaattcttcaaacagtacaaatcaaagtcgtcaacatgcaattaaggaaatgaaagagttgaagaaatagaactcgtagcttgatgaagataatgatttgatgacctagttccaactattgtgacagtcgtacgtctagtttgaagcggcttggtattcaaaccaaaggacacacagtcccgggacacacactccctacagtattctccttgagctaaagacacggagtcctcgcccaacactcgtggtaagtcttcggggcagacttccaaaccctcacaaacttggtcacctcgcgatccacaattgactgttgtatgctctagaccatgacgcctaaccatttggaagatgcacaatcctcaaaggtaacaagcatcgattccacacaggaacaatctcttcagtgacgctcaatcacttgggttttggtttttatgtttgggtgtttggggtttttcctcacttgatgattttcgcccagagtcctcgaggattgggttgctctaaatgacaagtgtcggtttctcttggagcagccaaccaactagtggttctgaggggcggctatttatagactaggagcatcctgacatgatatgACATTAGTGCCCCCAATGATACGACCgttgtgtggataagattggggatAGGTGGCGCGcgacgcggcaacggtcggatctttcagctgtgaaagtcctcatgtctctcatgttcctcacttgaaggatttggtatgtgtaggtttgaattgagcatcatgaggaaatctttccttagtattacctcgaccccctttaacagtacgatgttcctatgactcaagaaagaagaaaatgaaacagaaagagtaaatcttcaagcttcaaagtcttcgaagcATTTTTTCGGGatacactgaattcctcatcttcaatgtctcCATGAGGAATAGCAACTTCTTcggtatcaaagtcttcaaggaatgagcaaagtcttcacccgaagacatacatttttaggggacgATATTCTtcggataactcaaactccacaggaacttatagagcatgtgtacactcacaaacatatcagtcttttaacctataagtcttcaatccaccaaaatcactaatggGCACTagatgcaagatatagagaaactccccctgaagatgtgcatgtttgagTAATTTTCTTTGGACTACAAATGCacgttgatgatttatatcatggagatctccccctatattttGTAATCCACGCATGCATTTAacttatagtatgaggaatttggaatgcatgatgaaaaatggtggctgacgaatttcagcatgcatgcatttaatcaacttgaggaataagtgttggaaatatgccctagaggcaataataaagtggttattattatatttcctggttcatgataattgtctattattcatgctataattgtattaattggaaaccgtaatacatgtgtgaatatatagatcacaatgtgcccctagtgagcctctagttggctagctcattgatcaaagatgatcatggtttcctggtcatggacattggatgtcattgataacgggatcacatcattagggaatgatgtgatggataagacccaacccTAAGCATAGAACTAgttcgtattgttcgtctgctaaagcttttctaatgtcaagtatcatctccttagaccatgagattttgcaactcccggataccgtaggagtgcttggggtgtatcaaacgtcacaacgtaactgggcgattataaaggtgcactacaggtatctccaaaagtgtctgttgagttgtacgaattaagactgggatttgtcacttcgtgtgacggagaggtatctctatgcccactcggtaatccatcatcatattgagctcagtgtgactaaggagttagccacgggatgatgtgttacggaacgagtaaagagacttgccggtaacgatattgaacaaggtatagggatatcaacgatcgaatctcgggcaagtatcataccggtagacaaagggaattgcatacggggttgattgaatccccgacatcatggttcatccgatgagaccatcgtggaacatgtgggagccaacatggatatccaaaccacgctattggttattgaccggagaggtgtctcggtcatgtctgcatgcttcttgataacccacaagtataggggatcgcaaaagttttcgagggtagagtattcaacccaaatttattgattcgacacaaggggaagccaaagaatattctcaagtattagcagttgagttgtcaattcaaccacacctgaaagatttagtatctgcagaaaagtatcagtagcaaggtagtgtgatagcagcagtagcaatagtaaccagtagcagcaaagtgacagttgtagcagcaaagtagcaacagtagcaacagagtaacagtagcagcagtgacagcagtagcggcaaagtaacgtagcaaggaccagtaggaaaagactcgtaggaattggatcggtgatggatgattatgccagatgttattcatcatgcaacagttataacacagagagatatgtaactagctccaattcgtcaatgtaatgtaggcatccgtatgtagtcatacgtgcttagggaaaagaacttgcatgacatctattgtccatccctcccgtggcagcggggtcctaatggaaactacgagatattaaggttctccttttaataaagaaccttaccaacgcattaacacttagtgaatacatgaactcctcatactatggtcatctccgggagtggttcctgctattgtcactccggggttgccgggtcataacacatagtaggtgactacaacttgcaagataggatcaagcacatatattggtgacaacataataggttcagatctgaaatcatggcactcgggccctagtgacaagcattaagcatggcaaagtaatagcaacatcaatctcagaacatagtggatactagggatcaatccccgtcaaaactaactcgattacatgatagatctcatccaacccatcaccgtccagcaagcctacgatgagattactcgcgaacggtgaagagcatcatggaattggcgatgaaggaaggttgatgatgacgatggcaacgatctcccctctccggagcccagaacggactccagatctgccctcgagaggaagaacaggaggtggcggcgcctccgtatcgtaaaacgtgatgaactcttctccttgattttttttcggaagaaagaggctaaatagagttgagattggaggcggtggagctttgtgggccccacaagcctgccaggcgcggccaggcggggcccgcgcctggtgggcttgtgggctccacgctccacttcctccgttgattcttgcgccagtattttttatatattccacaaaaattatccgtaaatttccaggtcattccgagaactttcatttctgcgcaaaaacaacaccatggcaattctgctgaaaacaacgttagtccgggttagttccattcaaatcatgcaaattagagtccaaaacaagggaaaaagagtttggaaaagtagatacgatggagacgtatcaactcccccaagcttaaaaccttgcttgtcctcaagcaattcagttgacaaactgaaagagacaaaagaaaaacttttacgaactctgtttgatcttgttgttgcaactatgtctaactcataaccagaattttagcaagatcacaagctaaccacataagcaaatgacatataggtctcacggtaaactcatatcaatacttcaatagcataatcaactagcgagcaaataataataagtttcaaatgtcaacacttcaatcaaaacaatcatgaagcagtacgaacagatggtatctcgctagctctttctgagactgcaaaacataaatgcagagcaccttcaaagaccaagggctgactaaacattgcaattcatggcaaagaagatccagtcatactcaatcatagttaaaagcaaagcataaaaatgacagaggtgctctctaattggtgcttttataagaagaggatgactgaagaggaacataaatagataggcccttcgcacagggaagcattggtttgcagaggtgccagagctcaagctttgaaaacagagatagtaattttgggtggcacgctttcattgtcaatgcaatgaccaagagttctcaccatcttccacgctacacatgctataggcggttcccaaacagaaaagtaaagttttgactcccccaccaccgatcaatcacactccacgactagccgaatactcgggtgccgtccataccaacatcaatccagggggagttttgtttgcaattatcttttcgatttgagcatggaactgggcattccatttaccgacccctttctcgtgaatgatagtgaataaacacatatcgaggataacacgcctagcatggaagatactgatagccccttgtcaccacatgagcggttcgggcatgcaaaacagattatttcttgaagatttagagagtgacacatgcaaatttacttggaacggcaggtagataccgcatataggtaggtatggtggactcatatggaacaactttgggtttatggaagtgcatgcacaagcagtattcccgcttagtacaagtgaaggctagcaaaagactgggaagcgaccaactagagagcgacaagagtcatcaaaatgcattgagattaaccaacattgagtgcaagcatgagtaggacat harbors:
- the LOC123411944 gene encoding uncharacterized protein LOC123411944; its protein translation is MKCHSVAALWSPSPPSHHITAVAATPAALFTGAADGTVLYWPLPPSPPFCPRPSSLLCAHAAAITALCPLPSPASLLVSCTAGVLSLFSASAPLRCLRRRSLPPWAGSPSLVALLPTTSSSTASSNPRVAILCHPHDDGHAHRHVSALVVVDARTLAVLHTAFHGALSVAPPRAIALTVCSDDNAVSVVLADAHGRAQMVPVAEGAAIQGDSPRRLSVSSLSSFASAEAPDGSVEAVALSDDGKVVALVLKTSCLLKCVVEGSVLGEVSLANTSLCKEEETGVKGCLAGVFFLHGGECGGPRSEDGTVVRSLVLWSSNGGAMVYKVAVGTPPLFGFEAVCEVPGISSEQGEMPVVQYCQMGNCLIRVESRPYKIGGSLFWKPFISIWSMDQLDSSITMNTESPPFSKVLGEGSLQGEEFRSELFHSLPKSDNEVEISSQLCSSYINGSGKHGRTVSSSMVLSEDSHAPYAIVYGFHNGDIEVIRFLNLLPAAQFGSGGVYPHISERFFLGHKGAILCLAAHHMHAHSDSRIFRRALISGSLDCTIRVWDLDAGTLLSVMHHHVASVKQIILPPASTHQPWNDCFVSVGEDGLVALVSLQTMRVERMFPGHSCYPSMVAWDGVKGYIACLCRSLHSCNDMGSILYIWDMKTGARDRIIRGTASQSVFEHFCRGISKNAVTGSILGGTTSASSLLVPILKGTSTLQSHANRNGLNISSIPMNHHNAAHSIALSASAAHDVKGKTPAPVDRDNSAYNSGKSGSAQITNKRKKYPIKCSCPYPGIASLRFDLTVIMSAQGMSNGNSDRQLRDHLYGDANKETMPPGALDSISGIQEMDSPSRESLEGQLLRFSLCFLHLWDVDCELDKLLVDEMQVCKPEGCHIASGVVGDRGSFTVMFPGKEATLELWKSSAEFCAMRSLSIVSLAQRMITLSRSCTNASSALAAFYTRHFAEKVPDIKPPSLQLLVSFWQHPSEHVRMAARSLFHCSAPRSVPQPLRVQRNKIPDHLSLSDYMDKLIPEMQRDSVSSYGQLKADGENLDRDDDDVEDTSQISLWLESFENQEWLSWIGGTSQDAVASNIIVAAAFVVWYPSIVKVKLAKLVVNQLIKLVMSMNDRYSSTAAELLAEGMESTWKTCLGTEITHFLSDVLFQIECLSSAPSSNAIYKTAVAVTMREALIGTLLPSLAMADIMGFFGVIESQIWATSSDSPVHVVSLKTLIRVLRGSPKALAPYLDKAISYILHTMDPSNLIMRKACIISSMMALREIARVFPMVALNESMTRLAVGDAIGEIHSATIRVYDIESVTKIRILDACGPPGLPSFLKGPSDTTTTILITALSFSPDGEGLVAFSENGLMIRWWSLGSAWWERLSRSLTPIQCTKLIYVPPWEGFSPNSARLSIISSILGHDKHKNSESKTRELDEADNLKLLLHNLDLSYRLHWVGGKTIKLTRHDQDLGTFQL